From Deltaproteobacteria bacterium, a single genomic window includes:
- a CDS encoding radical SAM protein: MPTQAIRVLSIIPPMTQLNTPYPSTAYLTGFLRSRGVDAVQEDLALALVLKLFSADGLSAMREAANALPKRKLSPITRGFLRKFENYFATIDPTIGFLQGRDSTLAHRICGRQFLPEGPRFKPIDFFLNAGDEDPLAWAFGALGTQDRARHLATLYLDDIADVLRESVDPRFEFVRYAESLVQSQPTFAPLAEALSAPLNLVDQTLRDLTLESILRHAPNLVLISVPFPGSVYAAFRIAQAIKATHPSIVTALGGGFANTELRDLSEPRVFDYFDYVTLDDGERPVLALIEHLAGKRAQSGLVRTFIREMSTVRYINFIESDIPFADVGTPTWDGLPLDRYLSLLDMLNPMHRLWSDGRWNKLTVAHGCYWKKCSFCDVSLDYIARYDDVAATTLVDRIETIIQETAQSGFHFVDEAAPPKALKALASELKKRRLAISWWGNIRFEKSFTTELCQDLAESGCIAISGGLEVASDRLLKLMKKGVTVEQVAKVTRAFSDAGILVHAYLMYGFPTQTVQETVDALEYVRQLFEAGCIQSGFFHRFTCTVHSPVGKNPEQYGVTLKPLPKISFAKNDVGFIDPTGVDHDTLGIALNKALYNYMHGIGLEEDAHSWFTGKVPRTKVTRDFIARSIEASR; encoded by the coding sequence ATGCCGACTCAAGCGATCCGCGTGCTGTCGATCATTCCGCCCATGACGCAGCTCAATACGCCATATCCATCGACGGCCTATCTCACGGGATTTCTGCGCTCCCGCGGGGTCGATGCGGTGCAAGAAGATTTGGCGCTGGCGTTGGTATTAAAACTGTTTTCCGCCGACGGACTATCGGCGATGCGCGAAGCTGCGAATGCTCTGCCAAAACGCAAACTCTCACCGATCACCCGCGGCTTCCTGCGCAAGTTCGAGAACTATTTTGCCACCATCGATCCGACCATCGGCTTCTTGCAAGGCCGCGACTCGACGCTCGCTCATCGCATTTGCGGCCGGCAGTTCCTTCCCGAAGGACCGCGCTTCAAGCCTATCGATTTTTTTCTCAATGCTGGCGACGAAGATCCGCTGGCCTGGGCGTTCGGCGCGCTGGGCACACAAGACCGTGCGCGCCACTTGGCGACGCTGTATCTCGACGATATCGCTGACGTGCTTCGCGAGTCGGTGGACCCGCGTTTCGAGTTTGTCCGCTACGCCGAATCGCTGGTGCAAAGCCAACCGACTTTCGCTCCTTTGGCCGAGGCGCTTAGCGCGCCGCTCAATCTGGTCGATCAAACTTTGCGTGATCTAACTCTTGAATCGATCCTTCGACACGCGCCAAATCTGGTGCTCATCTCGGTGCCGTTTCCCGGATCGGTGTACGCAGCCTTTCGCATTGCTCAAGCGATCAAGGCGACGCATCCATCGATCGTCACCGCGCTCGGCGGCGGATTCGCCAACACGGAATTGCGCGATCTCAGCGAGCCGCGCGTGTTCGATTACTTTGACTACGTGACTTTGGATGACGGCGAGCGGCCGGTTCTCGCATTAATTGAACATTTGGCAGGTAAGCGCGCTCAGTCCGGCCTGGTGCGGACCTTCATCCGAGAGATGTCTACGGTCCGTTACATCAACTTCATTGAATCGGATATTCCGTTCGCCGATGTCGGCACGCCGACTTGGGACGGGCTGCCACTCGACCGCTATCTTTCGTTGTTGGATATGTTGAATCCAATGCACCGTCTGTGGTCCGACGGGCGCTGGAATAAATTAACCGTCGCCCATGGTTGTTACTGGAAGAAGTGCAGCTTTTGCGACGTGAGTTTGGACTACATCGCGCGTTACGACGATGTCGCCGCGACGACTCTGGTGGATCGGATCGAGACGATTATTCAAGAGACCGCACAGAGCGGTTTCCATTTCGTCGACGAGGCCGCTCCGCCCAAGGCGTTAAAAGCGCTCGCCTCTGAATTAAAGAAACGCCGGCTCGCGATCTCGTGGTGGGGCAATATTCGTTTCGAGAAATCATTCACCACGGAGCTTTGCCAAGATCTCGCCGAAAGCGGCTGCATCGCGATCTCCGGCGGCCTTGAAGTCGCATCCGACCGCCTGCTCAAGCTGATGAAAAAAGGCGTCACCGTCGAGCAAGTCGCCAAAGTAACACGCGCGTTTTCCGACGCCGGCATTTTGGTCCACGCCTATTTGATGTACGGCTTCCCAACTCAAACCGTGCAAGAAACTGTCGACGCCCTCGAATATGTCCGGCAACTTTTCGAAGCGGGCTGTATTCAATCGGGCTTTTTCCACCGCTTCACCTGCACGGTGCACTCGCCAGTGGGCAAAAATCCCGAACAGTACGGCGTCACGCTCAAACCGTTGCCAAAAATCTCATTCGCAAAAAATGACGTCGGCTTCATCGACCCCACCGGCGTCGACCACGACACTCTCGGC
- a CDS encoding peptide deformylase — MSILKVTRLGHPVLRQVTKNISVKELKSPAMQKFIDDMVETMKEYDGVGLAADQVFTSKQLAVLEVADNPRYPRKAKVPLTVLVNPKVTPMSDAMEDDWEGCLSIPDLRGLVPRYKTIRVQARDRLGKKLDFIANGFHARVIQHEFDHLNGKVYLDRMRDFTTLSFLQEFSRYWMTK, encoded by the coding sequence ATGTCGATTCTCAAAGTCACTCGTCTCGGTCATCCGGTATTGCGCCAGGTCACGAAAAATATCTCCGTCAAAGAACTCAAAAGTCCGGCGATGCAGAAATTCATCGACGACATGGTTGAAACCATGAAGGAATATGACGGTGTCGGATTGGCGGCGGATCAGGTGTTCACCTCCAAACAACTGGCAGTGCTGGAAGTCGCCGACAATCCGCGGTATCCGCGCAAAGCCAAGGTGCCGCTCACAGTGCTGGTCAACCCCAAAGTCACGCCTATGTCGGATGCCATGGAAGATGATTGGGAAGGTTGCCTGAGCATCCCCGATCTGCGCGGTCTAGTGCCGCGTTATAAAACGATTCGCGTCCAGGCGCGGGATCGTCTCGGCAAGAAATTGGACTTCATCGCCAACGGCTTTCACGCCCGGGTGATTCAACACGAGTTCGATCATCTCAACGGCAAGGTTTATCTTGATCGCATGCGTGACTTTACCACGCTTAGCTTCCTGCAGGAGTTTTCGCGTTATTGGATGACGAAGTAA
- the cofH gene encoding 7,8-didemethyl-8-hydroxy-5-deazariboflavin synthase subunit CofH, whose amino-acid sequence MNFPHLESSLDRLLSAVSHPTARTLDRALAGEDISVDEATALFEADGSDLLAILAAADHLRAQTIGDVVTYVINRNINFTNVCVKQCGFCAFSRGHLAEEGYFLPIEEIIRRAGEAKQLGASEVCVQAGLAPGMDGWHYVKLCRALKEAFPDLHVHGFSPEEVLYGSTLTGATIRDYLIALKEAGVGSLPGTSAEVFVDEVRQRISPGRISTEQWIEVIQTAHEVGIPTTSTIMYGHIETARHRAIHLNVLRDVQKRTGGITEFVPLSFVYDEAPMSHRNNLPELRHGASGAEVMKMYAVSRLMLNNWIPNLQVSWVKEGPKLSQIALLAGANDFGGTLINESISTAAGSAYGQLMKPSEFRGLIREMGRIPAERSTTYQKVRVFETESRHRDLLDEVNDPAQRFGSYQNLIQLKQYRFRDFYREQKSVKV is encoded by the coding sequence ATGAATTTTCCGCATCTAGAATCGTCGCTAGACCGGCTGTTGAGCGCGGTGTCGCACCCCACGGCGCGGACTCTCGATCGCGCGCTTGCGGGTGAAGATATTTCCGTCGACGAAGCCACCGCGCTGTTCGAAGCGGACGGTTCCGATCTCTTGGCGATCCTCGCCGCGGCGGATCATTTGCGCGCCCAGACCATTGGCGACGTGGTCACCTACGTCATCAACCGCAACATCAATTTCACCAACGTGTGCGTGAAACAGTGCGGCTTTTGCGCCTTTAGCCGTGGCCATCTCGCTGAGGAAGGCTACTTTCTGCCGATCGAAGAAATCATTCGCCGCGCCGGCGAAGCCAAGCAACTCGGCGCCAGCGAAGTTTGCGTTCAAGCCGGTCTGGCACCGGGCATGGACGGCTGGCATTATGTAAAACTATGCCGAGCCCTCAAAGAGGCGTTTCCCGATCTGCACGTGCACGGCTTTTCTCCCGAAGAAGTTTTATACGGCTCGACGCTCACCGGCGCGACCATTCGCGATTATCTGATCGCTCTCAAAGAGGCGGGCGTCGGCAGCTTGCCCGGAACTTCCGCCGAAGTGTTCGTCGACGAAGTGCGCCAGCGCATTTCCCCCGGCCGGATCAGCACCGAACAATGGATCGAGGTTATTCAAACCGCTCATGAAGTCGGCATCCCGACGACTTCAACGATCATGTATGGCCACATCGAAACCGCGCGCCACCGGGCGATTCATCTAAATGTTTTGCGCGACGTGCAAAAGCGTACCGGCGGTATTACCGAATTCGTGCCGCTTAGTTTTGTCTACGACGAAGCGCCCATGTCGCATCGCAACAACTTGCCCGAGCTGCGCCACGGCGCCAGCGGCGCGGAAGTGATGAAGATGTACGCCGTGTCGCGTCTCATGCTCAACAACTGGATTCCCAATTTACAAGTGTCGTGGGTCAAGGAAGGGCCGAAGCTGTCGCAAATCGCTCTACTCGCCGGCGCCAACGATTTTGGCGGCACGTTGATCAACGAAAGCATTTCCACCGCCGCCGGTTCCGCCTACGGTCAGCTGATGAAACCCTCTGAGTTCCGCGGTCTGATTCGTGAGATGGGGCGCATCCCGGCGGAGCGCTCGACGACCTATCAAAAAGTTCGCGTCTTCGAAACCGAAAGCCGTCATCGCGACCTGCTCGATGAAGTGAACGATCCGGCGCAGCGTTTCGGCTCCTATCAAAACCTCATCCAGCTCAAGCAATACCGCTTCCGGGATTTTTACCGCGAGCAGAAGAGCGTCAAAGTTTAA
- the aspS gene encoding aspartate--tRNA ligase: MAERVFSDPLGDWKRTCYCGEARAVSVGQEMTLAGWVHSRRDHGGVIFVDLRDRSGICQVVFNPEIDPVSHEKAKQLRSEDVIAVRGVLAKRSPENINPDLATGEVELKSNDLRLLNASAVPPFIIDDETDANENTRLKYRYLDLRRPQGLGPLLLRYRMTKLIRDYLDGLGFIDVETPVLTKSTPEGARDYLVPSRIYPGKFYALPQSPQLFKQILMVGGLDRYFQIVKCFRDEDLRADRQPEFTQLDMELSFVDSADVMNVVEGMITLLFKELKGIEIKRPFARLTYEQAMNRFGSDKPDMRFGLELCDFTAVLANCQAKVFSAAIQKGGVVKGLRIPKGADMSRKDLDDMTPFVATFGAKGVAWTKITAEGWQSPIAKFLSPAEQKEVEKISQAQVGDVVLFSADSAKIVHDALGNLRLHLGEKLGLIPEKVYALVWVVDFPLMEYDAQEKRYVALHHPFTAPLDEDMHLLDSEPAKSRSKAYDLALNGTEVGGGSIRIHQVELQRKILGLMGIDSAEADAKFGFFLEALGFGAPPHGGIAFGIDRLAMLLSGAKSLRDVIAFPKSQRAVCMLTEAPSEVDPRQLRELGIRVSGGDKQ, from the coding sequence ATGGCGGAGCGAGTTTTTAGCGACCCGTTGGGCGATTGGAAGCGCACTTGTTATTGCGGCGAGGCCCGGGCGGTTTCGGTGGGCCAGGAGATGACGCTGGCGGGCTGGGTGCATAGCCGGCGCGATCATGGGGGCGTGATCTTTGTCGATCTGCGCGATCGCAGCGGCATTTGCCAGGTGGTGTTCAATCCCGAGATCGATCCGGTTTCCCACGAGAAGGCCAAGCAGCTACGTTCGGAAGATGTCATCGCCGTGCGCGGCGTGCTCGCCAAGCGTTCGCCCGAGAACATCAATCCCGATCTCGCCACCGGCGAAGTGGAGTTGAAGAGCAACGACTTACGATTACTCAACGCCTCCGCGGTGCCGCCGTTTATCATCGACGACGAAACCGATGCCAACGAGAACACTCGACTCAAATACCGCTACCTCGACCTGCGCCGGCCCCAAGGACTCGGCCCGCTGTTGCTGCGCTATCGTATGACCAAACTGATTCGCGACTATCTCGACGGCTTGGGCTTCATCGACGTGGAAACCCCTGTATTGACCAAGAGCACGCCGGAAGGGGCGCGGGATTATTTGGTGCCGAGCCGGATTTATCCCGGCAAGTTTTACGCGCTGCCGCAGTCGCCGCAGCTGTTCAAGCAGATTCTCATGGTCGGCGGTCTCGACCGCTATTTTCAAATCGTCAAATGCTTTCGCGACGAAGATCTGCGCGCCGACCGCCAGCCTGAGTTTACCCAGCTCGACATGGAATTGTCCTTCGTCGATTCGGCGGATGTCATGAACGTGGTCGAGGGTATGATCACGCTGCTGTTCAAAGAATTGAAGGGTATCGAGATCAAGCGGCCCTTCGCGCGTCTGACCTACGAGCAGGCGATGAACCGTTTCGGTTCGGACAAACCCGACATGCGCTTTGGTTTGGAACTGTGCGACTTCACCGCCGTGCTCGCCAACTGCCAGGCAAAAGTATTTTCCGCGGCGATCCAAAAGGGCGGGGTCGTCAAAGGCCTGCGCATTCCCAAAGGCGCCGACATGTCGCGCAAGGACTTGGACGATATGACGCCCTTCGTCGCTACCTTCGGCGCTAAAGGCGTCGCCTGGACCAAGATCACCGCCGAAGGGTGGCAGTCGCCGATCGCGAAATTTTTATCGCCGGCCGAGCAAAAAGAAGTTGAAAAAATTTCCCAGGCCCAAGTCGGCGACGTCGTGCTGTTCTCCGCCGACAGCGCGAAAATCGTCCACGACGCGCTCGGCAATCTGCGCCTCCACTTGGGCGAGAAGCTCGGCTTGATCCCGGAAAAAGTTTACGCCCTGGTTTGGGTCGTCGACTTTCCCTTGATGGAATATGACGCCCAGGAAAAACGTTACGTCGCACTGCATCATCCGTTCACCGCGCCGTTGGACGAAGATATGCACTTACTCGACAGCGAGCCGGCTAAGTCGCGCTCCAAGGCGTACGATCTGGCCTTGAACGGCACGGAGGTCGGCGGCGGCAGCATCCGTATTCACCAGGTCGAGTTGCAACGAAAAATTCTCGGCCTTATGGGCATCGACAGTGCCGAAGCCGACGCCAAGTTCGGGTTTTTCCTAGAAGCCTTAGGCTTCGGCGCTCCGCCCCATGGCGGCATCGCCTTCGGCATCGACCGCTTGGCGATGCTTTTGAGCGGCGCGAAATCTTTGCGCGACGTCATCGCTTTTCCCAAAAGCCAGCGCGCCGTCTGCATGCTCACCGAAGCGCCGTCGGAAGTGGACCCGCGCCAGTTGCGCGAATTGGGCATTCGCGTCAGCGGTGGCGACAAACAATGA
- a CDS encoding histidine--tRNA ligase — MKITSIKGFADILPGEVESWQRLEAAARRVFSAYNFAEIRMPILEKTELFSRSIGESTDIVEKEMYTFEDRDGRGDGDGTKLTLRPEGTAGVVRAYVEAEMYKVEPVRKLYYMGPMFRRERPQKGRMRQFHQIGAEALGRGDPLIDAEVLLLLHDFLAAVGLPEPKLQLNSLGCAECRPQYRATLLAFLRQREAELCGNCQRRMERNPLRALDCKEPGCIHATREAPSILDSLCAACLDHFATVQRLLGDTEVEFALNPRMVRGLDYYCRTTFEWTTSLLGSQSAVAAGGRYDGLVEQLGGPAIPGVGFAMGVERLTMLLRLQDAVAPEPPALFIVWLGELARDWAFPLVHRLRRAGLSVEMDGEARSMKSQMRRADKFNAASVLIVGANELAKGHVILRDMTTKQQKEISLAEIETELTARKAN, encoded by the coding sequence ATGAAGATCACCAGCATCAAAGGTTTCGCCGATATTCTCCCCGGCGAAGTGGAATCTTGGCAGCGGCTCGAAGCGGCGGCGCGGCGGGTTTTTAGCGCCTACAATTTTGCCGAGATACGCATGCCGATCTTGGAGAAGACCGAGCTGTTTAGCCGCTCCATCGGCGAGAGCACCGATATCGTTGAGAAGGAAATGTATACCTTCGAAGATCGCGACGGCCGCGGCGATGGTGACGGTACTAAATTGACGCTTCGTCCCGAAGGCACGGCTGGGGTCGTGCGCGCATACGTCGAAGCGGAAATGTATAAAGTCGAGCCGGTGCGAAAGCTTTATTACATGGGACCGATGTTTCGCCGCGAGCGGCCACAGAAGGGGCGCATGCGGCAATTTCATCAGATCGGCGCCGAGGCTTTGGGGCGCGGCGATCCGCTGATCGATGCCGAAGTGTTGCTCCTGCTCCATGATTTTCTCGCCGCGGTGGGATTGCCCGAACCGAAGTTGCAGCTTAACTCGCTTGGCTGCGCCGAATGCCGGCCGCAATATCGCGCCACGCTGTTGGCTTTTTTGCGCCAGCGCGAAGCCGAGCTGTGCGGCAATTGTCAACGGCGCATGGAACGCAATCCGCTGCGCGCCCTCGATTGCAAAGAGCCAGGCTGCATTCACGCGACCCGCGAGGCGCCATCGATTCTCGATAGCTTGTGCGCCGCTTGCCTCGATCATTTCGCCACGGTTCAACGCTTGCTCGGTGATACGGAAGTCGAGTTTGCCCTCAATCCGCGCATGGTGCGCGGGCTCGATTATTACTGCCGGACTACCTTCGAATGGACGACTTCACTCTTGGGTTCCCAGAGCGCGGTGGCGGCGGGGGGGCGCTATGACGGTTTGGTCGAACAGCTGGGCGGACCGGCGATCCCCGGCGTTGGCTTCGCCATGGGCGTCGAGCGCTTGACCATGCTGCTGCGCTTGCAAGATGCCGTAGCGCCGGAACCGCCGGCGCTGTTTATCGTTTGGCTCGGCGAGCTAGCGCGTGACTGGGCATTTCCGCTGGTGCATCGCTTGCGCCGGGCCGGACTCAGTGTCGAGATGGACGGCGAAGCGCGCAGCATGAAGAGCCAAATGCGCCGGGCCGACAAGTTCAATGCCGCGTCGGTGTTGATCGTCGGCGCCAATGAGTTGGCGAAAGGCCATGTGATCTTGCGCGACATGACGACCAAACAACAAAAAGAAATTTCATTGGCTGAGATCGAAACCGAGTTGACGGCGAGGAAGGCAAATTAA
- a CDS encoding ABC transporter substrate-binding protein → MPNRCGSNSIFSHWTKCQPLGYIGYKAKTGGRMQSVAYFFLILLMFLASPTSAAAQAQPFTLRYGQIPSTVKTVSALPFHIAGRKGFFSREGVDLKIILIEGGAANMVIALSQGSVDITRTATPYLIQDVLKGSDNVAILGETATPIYSLIVRPEIKSFAQLKGKTIGLSLAVDTISISTRKLLAMNGIYESDFKVKELVGTPARADCLKKAECDAVPLGQPEDFQLIDQGYHRLGVSTDAMSNFQFIVSAVRRAWASKNRESLLAYARALAGAYRYMRDPAKRDEIVALVSETTGTSPAIARQTLQLYFEPERGVFPKQGEIDVKGFNEVIRVMGEAGELKAPLPAAERFIDLQYLKAAGLQ, encoded by the coding sequence ATGCCGAATCGGTGCGGATCAAATTCAATCTTTAGCCATTGGACAAAGTGTCAGCCGCTGGGTTATATCGGCTACAAAGCAAAAACTGGAGGACGCATGCAAAGCGTGGCGTATTTTTTCCTGATACTTCTGATGTTCTTGGCATCGCCGACCAGCGCCGCGGCGCAGGCGCAACCGTTTACGCTCCGCTACGGCCAGATTCCTTCGACGGTCAAGACGGTGTCGGCGCTGCCGTTTCATATCGCCGGGCGCAAAGGATTTTTCAGCCGTGAGGGTGTCGATCTTAAAATTATTCTAATCGAAGGCGGCGCCGCTAACATGGTCATCGCGCTCAGCCAGGGCTCCGTCGACATCACCCGCACGGCGACCCCATACTTGATCCAAGATGTGCTCAAGGGTTCGGACAACGTTGCCATCCTGGGCGAGACCGCGACGCCGATCTATAGTTTGATCGTGCGGCCGGAAATTAAATCTTTCGCGCAACTCAAAGGCAAAACCATCGGCCTTTCCCTAGCCGTCGACACGATTTCTATTTCCACCCGCAAGCTGCTGGCGATGAACGGTATTTATGAGAGCGATTTCAAGGTCAAAGAGTTAGTCGGCACACCGGCGCGCGCCGATTGCTTGAAAAAAGCTGAATGCGACGCCGTGCCGCTCGGCCAGCCTGAGGATTTCCAATTGATCGACCAAGGCTACCATCGCCTCGGCGTTTCCACCGACGCTATGAGCAACTTTCAGTTTATCGTCAGCGCCGTGCGCCGCGCTTGGGCAAGCAAGAACCGCGAGTCGTTGTTAGCGTACGCGCGGGCGTTGGCGGGCGCCTACCGCTACATGCGCGATCCCGCCAAGCGCGATGAAATCGTCGCTCTCGTCAGCGAGACCACCGGCACCTCGCCGGCCATCGCCCGGCAAACGCTGCAGCTTTATTTCGAGCCCGAACGGGGAGTCTTTCCCAAACAGGGAGAAATCGACGTCAAAGGGTTCAATGAAGTCATTCGCGTCATGGGCGAGGCCGGCGAACTTAAAGCGCCCCTGCCGGCGGCCGAACGATTTATCGATTTGCAGTATTTAAAAGCCGCGGGATTGCAGTGA
- a CDS encoding peptide chain release factor-like protein: protein MQALGVLERDIDEQFVRSSGAGGQNVNKVSSCVVLLHRPSGIQVKCQQERSQGLNRFLARRLLLDKIEAKFTGSIAAEEQRIEKIRRQKRKRSRRAKARMLDDKRHQSEKKEGRASVRHDRHD from the coding sequence ATGCAAGCGCTGGGTGTGCTCGAACGCGATATTGACGAACAGTTCGTGCGCTCGTCGGGCGCCGGCGGGCAGAACGTCAACAAAGTCTCGTCTTGTGTCGTACTGTTGCACCGGCCTTCCGGCATCCAGGTGAAATGTCAGCAGGAGCGCTCCCAAGGGCTCAATCGTTTTCTGGCGCGTAGGTTGTTGCTCGATAAAATCGAAGCGAAGTTTACCGGCTCCATCGCCGCCGAAGAGCAAAGGATCGAAAAAATTCGCCGTCAGAAAAGAAAACGTTCCCGGCGCGCCAAAGCGCGCATGCTCGACGACAAACGCCATCAATCGGAAAAGAAAGAGGGAAGAGCTTCGGTGCGGCACGATCGGCACGACTGA
- a CDS encoding AbrB family transcriptional regulator has protein sequence MAIEFPRRTSYKNHCSPQRANTMTQTDQLRRQLPSILRALAVGIPAGYLFAWLKTPIPWMIGPMVAVAALNLSGVSMDSPPYARQLGQVILGSAVSLYFTPPVVTALAGNLPAVLATTVAVFLVGIFGALTLSKASGVDWKSTFFASIPGGAMAMAVLADRYGAQMSPVAVAHSLRVSLVVMIVPFALTYGGFPLEAAAYKPNLPLVPLVLLLWLLASAILGEISERFHFHNGCLLTPIFFGAALTLSGVELSAVPHGFTDFAQLMFGLVLGARYERAFFARNKLFIPFALLNSLFILVASAIAGAGLAWLFNLPMATMIIATSPGGLAEMTLTAQALHISVPLVVAFHLFRVVVVNMGTQHIFVAVSALMGRQPVQKSPAVAPKPID, from the coding sequence ATGGCTATCGAATTCCCGCGGCGCACAAGTTATAAGAATCACTGTTCGCCGCAGCGCGCCAACACGATGACTCAAACCGACCAACTCCGCCGCCAGCTACCGAGCATCCTACGTGCCCTCGCCGTCGGCATCCCAGCGGGCTATCTGTTTGCGTGGCTGAAAACTCCGATCCCATGGATGATCGGCCCGATGGTGGCAGTGGCGGCATTGAATCTCAGCGGCGTTTCCATGGATTCGCCGCCCTACGCCCGTCAATTGGGACAAGTGATACTAGGTTCGGCGGTGTCGCTTTACTTTACGCCGCCCGTGGTAACGGCGCTGGCGGGAAATCTGCCCGCGGTGTTGGCCACCACCGTCGCGGTATTTTTAGTCGGCATCTTCGGCGCGCTGACCCTCAGCAAGGCTTCCGGCGTCGATTGGAAGTCGACTTTCTTCGCGTCGATTCCAGGCGGCGCCATGGCGATGGCTGTGCTCGCGGATCGCTACGGCGCGCAAATGTCGCCGGTGGCAGTGGCGCACAGCTTGCGCGTTTCACTGGTCGTCATGATCGTGCCCTTCGCCCTGACATACGGCGGCTTTCCTCTTGAAGCGGCGGCGTACAAACCGAATCTGCCGCTGGTGCCGCTGGTTTTGCTCCTCTGGCTGTTGGCCAGCGCGATCCTCGGCGAGATTTCCGAACGGTTTCATTTTCACAACGGCTGCCTGCTGACGCCGATTTTTTTCGGCGCGGCGCTGACCCTGAGCGGCGTCGAACTTTCCGCCGTGCCCCATGGATTTACCGACTTTGCCCAGCTCATGTTCGGCTTGGTGCTCGGCGCCCGTTATGAGCGCGCCTTCTTCGCGCGCAATAAGCTCTTCATCCCGTTCGCGCTGCTCAATTCGCTCTTCATCCTGGTCGCCTCCGCCATCGCCGGCGCCGGCCTCGCATGGCTGTTTAACTTACCGATGGCCACCATGATCATCGCCACTTCGCCGGGCGGTTTAGCCGAGATGACGCTCACCGCCCAAGCGCTTCATATCAGCGTGCCGTTAGTCGTCGCCTTCCATTTATTTCGCGTCGTGGTGGTGAACATGGGGACACAGCATATTTTCGTCGCGGTATCCGCCCTGATGGGACGCCAGCCGGTGCAAAAAAGCCCAGCGGTAGCGCCAAAACCGATCGATTGA
- a CDS encoding DUF433 domain-containing protein, whose amino-acid sequence MTVESLLARVRVDPEVCSGRPYIRGTRIRIAIILDALTEGLSPAAILDHYAALEFDDLRAALEYASQLAQANGGFAIVNHQPQQFFQTR is encoded by the coding sequence ATGACCGTTGAATCATTGCTCGCCCGGGTGCGAGTCGATCCTGAGGTCTGCTCGGGCCGGCCCTACATTCGCGGCACGCGCATCCGCATCGCGATCATTCTCGACGCCTTGACCGAAGGCCTCAGTCCCGCGGCGATACTCGATCATTATGCGGCGTTGGAGTTCGACGACCTGCGCGCGGCCTTGGAATACGCCAGTCAGCTAGCCCAGGCCAACGGCGGCTTTGCCATTGTCAATCATCAGCCCCAACAGTTCTTTCAAACCCGCTGA
- a CDS encoding extracellular solute-binding protein, whose product MLTEARSGKLDADVMAASNEHMPALIKAGVAGRYFSPERAAYYDTHKDRQGYWTAYDFNVAVIAYNTRMVTSADAPKKYDDFLDAKWKGNFALDMDPDKSLMGWLKTWGPERTKKYLQGISKNDVVIRKGHTLLAQLLCAGEFKAAIDLYAYRLADLKYSRGCPVEIAYPDPTPATPSPIGIVKKTPRPHAAALLLDYILSEAAQKSFSEGGRSSGRRGLKPRYPDLDLEAKGVKVLLLTPEDAIQYDKTYQQLREEFLLNR is encoded by the coding sequence CTGCTCACCGAAGCGCGCAGCGGCAAGCTCGACGCCGATGTCATGGCGGCGAGCAACGAGCATATGCCGGCGCTGATCAAGGCCGGCGTCGCCGGACGATATTTTTCGCCGGAACGGGCGGCGTATTACGACACCCACAAAGATCGCCAGGGCTATTGGACCGCGTACGACTTCAACGTCGCGGTGATCGCCTACAACACGCGCATGGTGACTAGCGCCGACGCGCCCAAGAAGTACGACGACTTTCTCGACGCCAAATGGAAAGGCAACTTCGCCCTCGACATGGACCCGGACAAATCGTTGATGGGCTGGCTCAAAACCTGGGGGCCGGAACGGACCAAAAAATATCTCCAAGGGATCAGCAAAAACGATGTGGTCATCCGCAAGGGACATACGTTGCTGGCGCAGCTTCTATGCGCCGGCGAGTTCAAAGCGGCCATCGATCTCTACGCTTACCGTTTGGCCGATCTTAAATACTCGCGCGGCTGTCCGGTGGAGATTGCTTATCCCGATCCGACCCCGGCGACGCCCAGTCCCATCGGTATCGTCAAGAAAACTCCGCGTCCCCACGCCGCGGCATTGCTGCTCGACTATATTCTTTCCGAAGCGGCGCAGAAGAGTTTTTCCGAAGGCGGCCGTTCTTCGGGTCGGCGCGGTCTCAAGCCGCGCTATCCGGATTTGGATTTAGAAGCCAAGGGCGTGAAGGTGCTGCTGTTGACGCCAGAAGACGCGATCCAATACGACAAGACTTATCAGCAGTTGCGCGAAGAATTTTTGTTGAACCGGTGA